A genome region from Gossypium hirsutum isolate 1008001.06 chromosome A04, Gossypium_hirsutum_v2.1, whole genome shotgun sequence includes the following:
- the LOC121228026 gene encoding receptor-like protein EIX2 translates to MLVCCSCWSASWPSVALQSMLNKELYLNDNLLVLAENQVRGDSGLNEIGKLPDFRVLDLGYNLLNGSISKSIGQLSNLRVLRLAGNSFDGDVISEAHFSNFTYLQKLDLSYTSLTLKFTSGWIPSFQPSQLLLCSCKLGRRFPNWIQTHVLNPDVDISSIDYLDISASGISDSLPYWFWDKFQGLSYINMSFNQISGTFPNKSIHIIHLDLSSNNFSGALPRFSLDYFMDMGTINLSKNKFTGSVSPICNITGDGFLALFDLSNNLFSGVVPDCFGSFPFLTALNLGDNSFSGSLPSSLGSLISLEMLSLPGNKFSGELPSSLQNCAKLKFLDLSDNELSGEIPMWIGQKLSSLVFLSLQGNQFRGRIPHQLCGLKYLQILDLSVNKISGTIPPCLNNFTFMAKKESLDRRIEHNILDTGPRFLSLEGVYGEPIWIIQVRYVDEALLTWKGTKQNYPQLGLLLAIDLSCNKLTGEIPEELNSLRELVALNLSRNFFTGKILQKIGHLRQLEVLDLSRNKFSGNIPTSLSELTFLSILDLSYNELSARIPTSTQLQSFDPSSFSHNRGLCGPPMSPNCSMVEPPPRKPAVGGEEDSDEFMKWFYTGLGLGFAVGFWVFCSIVFFKRSWRHSYYRYMDNAKDWVYVTFVLLKARLVRRIKALSTRCD, encoded by the exons ATGCTGGTCTGCTGCAGCTGCTGGTCTGCATCATGGCCttctgttgcattgcagtccatgcTCAACAAAGAACTTTATCTGAATGATAATCTTTTGGTACTAGCTGAGAATCAAGTTAGGGGAGATTCTGGGTTGAATGAAATCGGAAAACTACCAGATTTTAGGGTTCTAGATCTTGGGTACAACCTTTTAAATGGATCCATAAGCAAAAGCATTGGACAACTTTCCAACCTGCGTGTCTTGCGGCTTGCAGGGAATTCTTTTGATGGTGATGTGATTTCCGAAGCTCATTTCTCAAATTTCACCTATTTACAGAAGTTGGATTTATCCTACACTTCTTTGACTTTGAAATTCACCTCCGGATGGATTCCTTCCTTCCAACCGAGTCAACTATTGCTTTGCTCTTGCAAGTTAGGGCGTCGTTTCCCAAATTGGATTCAGACTCACGTCCTAAACCCTGACGTTGATATTTCTTCCATAGATTACCTTGATATTTCTGCTTCAGGAATTTCGGATTCTCTTCCCTACTGGTTTTGGGACAAATTTCAGGGATTATCGTACATAAACATGTCTTTCAATCAGATCAGTGGTACTTTTCCAAATAAATCTATCCACATAATCCATCTAGATCTAAGCTCTAATAATTTCTCAGGAGCATTGCCACGTTTTTCTTTAGACTACTTTATGGATATGGGGACCATTAACCTTTCCAAAAACAAGTTTACTGGTTCAGTCTCTCCAATTTGCAATATTACCGGTGATGGTTTTTTGGCATTGTTTGATCTCTCAAATAATCTATTTTCTGGAGTGGTTCCAGACTGTTTTGGAAGTTTCCCGTTTTTAACAGCTTTGAATTTGGGTGATAATAGTTTCTCAGGCTCACTTCCCAGCTCCTTAGGATCTCTGATTTCTCTTGAAATGCTAAGTTTACCTGGTAATAAATTCTCTGGAGAATTACCTTCATCTTTACAGAATTGTGCCAAGTTAAAATTTCTCGACTTGAGTGATAATGAATTATCAGGAGAAATACCTATGTGGATCGGTCAGAAGCTTTCATCGTTGGTTTTTCTTAGCCTTCAAGGGAACCAGTTCAGGGGAAGGATTCCCCATCAACTTTGTGGATTGAAATATCTACAAATCTTGGACCTCTCTGTAAATAAAATCTCTGGTACCATACCACCATGCCTCAATAATTTCACTTTCATGGCAAAAAAAGAGAGTTTAGATAGAAGGATTGAGCATAACATCTTAGATACTGGACCTAGATTTTTATCTCTGGAGGGTGTGTATGGTGAGCCTATATGGATCATTCAGGTTAGATATGTTGATGAGGCATTGCTTACATGGAAGGGAACAAAGCAAAACTATCCACAACTTGGACTGCTACTAGCCATTGATCTCTCGTGTAACAAATTAACAGGAGAGATTCCTGAAGAATTAAATAGTCTTCGAGAACTGGTTGCATTGAACCTGTCAAGAAATTTTTTTACAGGAAAAATTCTTCAAAAGATTGGGCATCTAAGACAACTAGAGGTTCTTGACCTGTCGAGAAACAAGTTTTCAGGAAACATCCCAACGAGCTTGTCTGAATTAACATTTCTAAGTATCTTGGACTTGTCTTACAATGAGTTGTCTGCAAGAATTCCAACCAGCACTCAACTACAGAGCTTTGATCCTTCATCATTTTCCCATAATAGAGGACTTTGTGGTCCTCCGATGTCACCGAATTGCTCAATGGTGGAACCACCTCCCCGTAAACCTGCAGTAGGAGGTGAAGAAGATTCTGATGAGTTCATGaaatggttttacactggcttgGGACTTGGATTTGCTGTGGGTTTCTGGGTGTTTTGCAGTATTGTGTTCTTCAAGCGTTCATGGAGGCATTCATATTATCGTTACATGGATAATGCAAAGGATTGGGTTTATGTTACATTTGTTCTGCTGAAAGCAAGGTTAGTGAGGAGAATCAAAGCTCTCTCAACAAG gTGTGATTAG
- the LOC107947930 gene encoding receptor-like protein EIX2 has protein sequence MRSHKLVLFFAISCLLLQEKCTDASVRLLCKESERKALLEFKHNLQAMDSSGHDALSSWKSEECCLWDGVNCNSLTGHVEMLDFMYRSWFVAGTISPSLLKLHHLTSLNFFGNDFNGSLIPEFFGYLKNLKLLDLSNANFRGPIPSQLRNLSMLETLRLGGNSIDMTFRHIFKKMFSIGKLEWLSHLSRLKQVDLSFTNLSNANDWSQVISHLPFLEELVMTDCDLPSISSSSPSSSNTSTSLTHLDLSANNLPSSAIYPWLFNVSRNLLHLDLSSNQLKGPIPKAFRNMNAIGKLYLSDNLLTLAENQLRGDSVLNEIVKLPYITALDLGYNLLNGSISKSIGQVSNLQVLRLVGNSFDGDVISEAHFSNFTYLRELDLSYTYSTLKFNSGWIPPFKLIQIRLCSCKLGPRFPDWIRTQTDVEILDISASGISDSLPYGFWDSFLGLTYINMSFNQINGTFPNNSIHISHLNLSSNNFSGLLPHFSLDSMNMRTINLSKNKFTGPISPICSITGEGFLAWLDLSNNLFSGVVPDCFGSFPSLTALNLGDNSFSGSLPSSLGSLTSLQMLSLRGNKFSGELPSSLLNCTKFKFLDLSDNELSGEIPMWIGQRLSSLVFLSLQRNQFRGRIPRQLCGLKYLQILDLSVNKISDTIPPCLNNFTSMAEKVSLDRRIEHHLSDVVSFQWFAQVQVRYVDEALLTWKGTKQSYPQLGLLLAIDLSCNKLTGEVPEGLSSLQELVALNLSRNFLTGKFIQNIGHLRQLEVLDLSRNKFSGNIPTSLSELTFLSTLDLSYNELSGKIPTSTQLQSFDPSSFSHNRGLCGPPVSPNCSMVDPPPGKPAVGGEEDCDEFMKWFYTGMGLGFAMGFWGFCSVVFFKRSWRHSYFRYLDDAKDWVYVSVVLLKTRLVSRIRALSTRSD, from the exons ATGAGGTCTCataaacttgttttattttttgcaaTATCTTGTCTTCTTCTTCAGGAGAAATGCACCGATGCTAGCGTGAGACTATTGTGCAAAGAGAGTGAGAGAAAAGCGCTACTTGAATTTAAGCACAACCTTCAAGCTATGGATTCGTCAGGCCACGATGCCCTTTCTTCATGGAAAAGTGAGGAGTGCTGTCTTTGGGATGGTGTCAATTGCAACAGCCTTACAGGACACGTTGAAATGCTCGATTTTATGTACCGGTCATGGTTTGTAGCAGGTACAATTAGCCCTTCACTGCTTAAACTACATCATTTGACTTCTTTAAATTTCTTCGGTAATGATTTTAATGGAAGTCTCATACCAGAGTTTTTTGGTTATTTGAAAAACTTGAAATTACTGGATCTCTCTAATGCTAATTTTAGAGGTCCAATTCCTTCTCAACTTCGAAATCTTTCAATGTTGGAGACTCTTAGATTGGGTGGCAACAGCATAGACATGACGTTtcgccatatttttaaaaaaatgttcagTATTGGAAAACTTGAGTGGCTTTCCCATCTTTCTCGTTTGAAACAGGTTGATCTTAGTTTCACTAACCTGAGCAATGCAAATGATTGGTCTCAAGTCATTAGCCACCTTCCTTTCCTTGAAGAACTAGTTATGACGGATTGTGATCTTCCAAGCATATCTTCTTCATCACCTTCTTCTTCCAACACTTCTACATCTCTCACCCATCTCGATCTCTCTGCTAATAATCTCCCTTCTTCTGCCATATATCCATGGCTGTTTAATGTTAGCCGAAACCTTCTTCACCTTGATCTCTCAAGTAACCAGTTGAAAGGTCCAATTCCAAAAGCTTTCAGGAACATGAATGCTATTGGAAAACTTTATCTGAGTGATAATCTTTTGACATTAGCTGAGAATCAACTTAGGGGAGATTCCGTGTTGAACGAAATCGTAAAACTACCATATATTACGGCTCTAGATCTTGGGTACAACCTTTTAAATGGATCCATAAGCAAAAGCATTGGACAAGTTTCCAACCTACAAGTCTTGCGGCTTGTAGGGAATTCTTTTGATGGTGATGTGATTTCCGAAGCTCATTTCTCAAATTTCACCTATTTACGGGAGTTGGATTTATCCTACACTTATTCGACTTTGAAATTCAACTCCGGATGGATTCCTCCTTTTAAACTGATTCAAATAAGGCTTTGCTCTTGCAAGTTAGGGCCTCGTTTCCCAGATTGGATTCGGACTCAAACGGACGTCGAAATCCTTGATATTTCTGCTTCAGGAATTTCAGATTCTCTTCCCTACGGGTTTTGGGACTCATTTCTGGGATTAACGTACATAAACATGTCTTTCAATCAAATCAATGGTACTTTTCCAAATAACTCTATCCACATAAGCCATCTAAATCTAAGCTCTAATAATTTCTCAGGACTATTGCCACATTTTTCTTTAGATTCTATGAATATGAGGACCATCAACCTTTCCAAAAACAAGTTTACTGGTCCAATCTCTCCAATTTGTAGCATTACCGGTGAAGGTTTTTTAGCATGGCTTGATCTCTCAAATAATCTATTTTCTGGAGTGGTTCCGGACTGTTTTGGAAGTTTCCCGTCTTTAACAGCTTTGAATTTGGGTGATAATAGTTTCTCAGGCTCACTTCCAAGCTCCCTAGGATCTCTGACTTCTCTTCAAATGCTCAGTTTACGTGGTAATAAATTCTCTGGAGAATTACCTTCATCATTACTGAATTGTACCAAGTTCAAATTTCTGGACTTGAGTGATAATGAATTATCAGGAGAAATACCTATGTGGATCGGCCAGAGGCTTTCATCATTGGTTTTTCTTAGCCTTCAACGGAATCAGTTCAGGGGAAGGATTCCTCGTCAACTTTGTGGATTGAAATATCTACAAATCTTAGACCTATCTGTAAATAAAATTTCGGACACTATACCACCATGCCTCAATAATTTCACTTCCATGGCAGAAAAAGTGAGTTTAGATCGAAGAATTGAGCATCACCTCTCAGATGTAGTGTCTTTTCAATGGTTCGCTCAGGTTCAGGTTAGGTATGTTGATGAGGCATTGCTTACATGGAAAGGAACAAAGCAAAGCTATCCACAACTTGGACTGCTACTAGCCATTGATCTCTCTTGTAACAAATTAACAGGAGAGGTTCCTGAAGGATTAAGTAGTCTTCAAGAACTGGTTGCATTGAACTTGTCAAGAAACTTTTTAACCggaaaatttattcaaaatattgGGCATCTAAGACAACTAGAGGTGCTTGACCTGTCAAGAAACAAGTTTTCAGGAAACATTCCTACGAGCTTGTCTGAATTAACATTTCTAAGTACCTTGGACTTGTCTTACAATGAGTTGTCTGGAAAAATTCCAACCAGCACTCAACTACAGAGCTTTGATCCTTCATCATTTTCCCATAATAGAGGACTTTGTGGTCCTCCTGTTTCACCGAATTGCTCAATGGTGGACCCACCTCCTGGTAAACCTGCAGTAGGAGGTGAAGAAGATTGTGATGAGTTCATGAAATGGTTTTACACTGGCATGGGACTTGGATTTGCTATGGGTTTTTGGGGGTTTTGCAGTGTTGTGTTCTTCAAGCGTTCATGGAGGCATTCATATTTCCGATACTTGGATGATGCAAAGGATTGGGTTTATGTTTCAGTTGTTCTGCTGAAAACAAGATTAGTGAGTAGAATTAGAGCTCTTTCAACAAG GTCTGATTAG